The genomic segment GGGGCCGAGGGCGAGGGTTCTTCCCACGTGGTCGCTTCCAGcgtggaggtggtgggggcggcggcggccgtggctacaacaacaacaacaacttccgCCCAAACTGGAAGAACTACAAGCAGCACCCTcaaaaccaacaacaacaacaacagcaaaactATTCTCGTGGTCGAGGGCGATCGCACAATTTCCAGAAACGCCCAGAGAGCCCCACTCATGGCCACTCTCACCGCTCTGACCGATCCTCCTCACCTTTATCCAGACTTTCTCAGCATTCGTCTTCCTCCTCGCACTCATCCTCTCCCAAATGCAGGCCAGCCTTGCTGCTGGCTAATCAGAACTCCAAAGATTTGAAAGAGGAGACCTCGGCCTCAAAGGAGGTCcagaagggaggaggggaggatggGGGTCCGGTGGAGCTTGTCGGGGCGTTGGCAGGAGATGCTAAAGAAGGCGCAGGAAGTGAGAGAACTGAGGGGAGCTGGCAGGGCCAGacagactgcagcagcagcccaaAGAGAGCCTGTCCTGTGGCAAGTTCTGCTGTTAATGCTGGTCAGAGCAGCCAAGCTACAAACCAGTCTGCCCCCTCTAAGAACACAAATGACAACAGAAATGGTGCCCCCTCGTGGCAGACGGTGTGTAGTTCATCCTCTGCAAAAAAAACCTCACATGAAGGTCTGAATCCAATGCTCTCCAGCTTTGACTTCTTCTCCACTGAGGATTACCTGGATGGAGATAAATCTGCAATCTCCGTTGCCTTCAGAAAGTAAGGCTGATTTTACTTTTCTTCTCTCAGATCCCTTCTAGAAAACCATGCAAGATTTGCAGAAATACAAATACCATGTTGAGAGTTATTGTTTACTGCTTAAATGCTTTCACATGCTTTTTTTAGGTCATACAAATCTTTTGTTTTGGTTGGTCAAGTTTAGATTGTAGTAACagacaaataatatatttaggtatttggaaagtttaaaaagaaacttGTGTTGTCTTCACAAACAACATTGTTTTTAATTCACTATGCCTGTATCTTTCATCTGACACTACTATGTCAGTGCTGTTTTAAGCTGTTAATCTGATTTAGTCAGTTGTCTGTCTAAGTAGTTGTTGGATGCAGCTCTTCATCTCCTTGTCATTGTTTAGGTTTCTGGAGGAGCAAAATAAGAAATCTGCATCTTCTTTGGAAAACGGCAAAAACGCAGCGACGAATGATGTGGATATGGATCAGGGGAGAGTAAATGGCAAAGCATCAGCCATTAACACTGACTCTGTGTCAAGGAAGTACAAAGGGGACGGGAAAGTGTTGTCCCTGAACAGCTTCCTGAAAAGTTCTCCCTTTCTGTCTGCTgatggggaggaagaggaggagatggtcATCACGCCTCATTCAAAGCCACTCCAAAAAGACTGGCACAATGGGGATGAGTCCCCTAAGCTAAAAAGCCGGGTCAGTCCATCAGCCCGAGAGCTGTTTGAAGAGTGCTTTGGCAAATGGAAGAATGGGACTTATTCACAGGTGGCTAACAGTGACCTCGACGCCATGGCAGAGGAGATATATCTTAGAAAGCAAGTTAAGGCCTCGATCTCTGCAGCCGCCCTCGGCAAGAGGGAGTTGGCAGGGAAACTTGACGAACTGTCCCCAGACATGAATTGTAAAGCCAGGAAGATGGCTAAATCTCCCTCTGTCCCATCTCCTACACCTCCATCCAGGAGGAActctgagagagagatgttCATGGTCAGGGGAGAGGACTCGTCTTTCGTGTCCTCAAGAAAACAGGAAGCGAAATGTAATATCAAAATGGATTTTCCTGGAGAGGGTCTGCTAAGGTGAGCAGCTTACTATCGTTTCTTGTCCCATATTCAGTCTTTCAACAGTGAGTTGAAAACAATCAAAAGATGATGTCAgtataaaatgttgttttatccaATCCAACACCTATTTTGTGCCTGAGACAAAACACTTAACTTTTTGTCACTTTCAGCTCTTCAGACATGTTAGCTGAGGAGCGACAGTTGTCTCAGGATCTCGTGCAGGCCTCAAAGAAGGATCAGGAGTTTCGCTCCATCTTTCAACACGTTCAGGCTGCTCAGTTGTCCAGGAGCCCCTCTGAGCTGTTTGCTCAGCACATAGTCACCATCGTTCACCACATTAAAGGTGAGGCCCCTCTGTCTCTAAGCCATGTCATTACATACAGTATTATTTACAATGTACAATCATCTAAACTGATGCTAGTTTTTCAATAATTTCAGAATCACAGGCCATGTTGCATTTGCTTTGGCTGCAGAAGTTTTTCATACTAGGCTTGTTTTAATGTTCAAATCTGTGAAAAGCAACATCACATTTGAATTTTGAAAAAGCAACATTGTGTATTGAGATAGATAAAACAATAGGGGAGGGAAATATGGAGTAAATATTCTGGAAAACTGTTAATGGAGACAGAGACAATTCAGGTATGTCTGCTTTTGGTTAATccactgaattaaaaaaatgacaaatcagGGTACTTcatcaaaatgatgaaaaactcTAATCCATATCCAACCTAATCCTTAATGatcttttaaataaatcaaaatgtaacCATGGCTGTTCTTTATGACCGTTTTCCTTTACAGCGCAGCACTTTCCATCTTCTGGCATGACTCTTAACGATCGGTTCACCATGTACCACAGACGAGCCGCAGAGAAGGAAATGACGAAGCCAAGAAAAAGCCCAGAGATTCACAGGTAGAGTCGCCTCTTGAGTGACCCTCTCACCTTCAGTGTGCTGTGGCTTCACCACCTCTTTTAACAGCTTTCAGGTATTTCTCTCACCTTTTGCTCCCTGAAAACCCACAGACTACCTTCACTTATTTGTTCTTGTGCTTGGTGGAGACGGTTTTATTTCCTCACCAGTGTGattcttttccttttgtgttGGCTTCACAATTCTATGCAGCTCACggtttgttgttgtggtggtggcaCCTGTGTACTATACGTGATGCTACGTTCATTTAATTCtgttgttttcactgtgtttctctctcacagAAGAATTGATGTTTCTACAAGTGCTTTTAAGAAACACTCTCAACTGTTTGAGGCGATGAAAAGCTCAGACGATGGCACTTACAAGGTGACTGAACATTTTGCAGTATGAAGTatgttggaaaaacaaacaacagcaaaaaagagTGAGCGAGCCAGATGCCTTTAGACTGCACTCTCTTAAAGCCTGTGGCTTTGCTTGAAGGAAGACGCTCAAAGTCTAAGAAATGCAAAACAAGGCACTTTGACTTGGTTGTTTGTTATATCGCCTTCACACATGGTGAATTGGTTATACTGTGGGCACAAGCCTGACCACGGCTATTGAATCAAATAAGGTCAAAAATGGAAGCCACTGTGCCAAAGCTGTTCAGAGGACTCTAAGCAATTATCTTTGTAAGTATTTTAATCAGGAACAGAATTATCCTTCAGCAAGTACTATGTGCTTCAAAGTGTACTTACATGCTAAACCTTTTGAGTAGACCTTCACAGTGTTGGACATGCATGGGCAACCTCTTGTAAACATGAATCATAAATAAGAGATTTACATTCAGTAAACTTGATCATAGGAAACTGTATCTTCTTGTTCTTCACTATTCAATACTGGTGGTTTTGCATGAATGGCCAAAAACCTTTAAAGTGCATGTACACCAACTATTTCCCACAGCATATAAGACTGGTTTCGCACCACCCCACCATAAAATAGCTTCTAAGTCTTATTAAAACATGCCTGAGTTTTATTCATGCCAATTGGCTTTCTCCTGGGTTTGTCCCCATTTTCCATTGACATCATTTAGATTACAAGCCAGCTTGGCCGAGAGCAGACTGATAGCATCCTTGTGCTAATCCAAAGTCTGTGGACTAcgatgttttctgttttgatttGCTCAGGATGGTGGGGGAAAAATAAAGGGTGACCCAATGGACCTGCGTTTGGATATTGAGCGGCGTAAAATATATTCCACCCATGAGAGAGATAATAATCAGGATCGGGGACGAGATTTGGGAGATTCCCCAAATTCTAGCCGAGAGAGATCCCTGGAAAAGTTCTCCAAATGCCCCAAGAGATCAGGGTATGTGCAATTGCCCAACACAACTTTTTCCGGGGTTAAATACATTGTACAATAAACAGTTGGACATGAAGGACATTGCATCTACCCTCTCTGATTTTAGGAAAAGTAAGAAGAAGCGCTCTCGATCACGTtcgtcctcgtcttcctcatcaAGAAAATCCCAACACGAAGGAGATTTGCCCCTTAACAAGTCTGATCCCAAGGATGAAGGCTTTAATAGAGTCCAGCTCGGCCAAGGGGAGTTACCGGGGTCTGAAAGAGGAAGGCCACGTGGATTTGTGAGTTTAGACGTTGTTTTAAAGAGAGATCAACTTCACTTTTGGAGGAATAGTTGTGTCACATTACACTGTACATTAGACTTTCACAGTTTGTGCCTTCAAAGGTTTTGCTTCTTTTCagttccttttcttttttctctaatTACAGCAAGTACGAATTCGGGGAAGGGGCTGGAACAGAGGCAATAGTCAAGGGAACACTTCACATAGTAACGCCATAAACATGGTAGCACAACAAAAAACTGAAGGCTGGGAACCAGAGTACACACCTAAAAGCAAACAATACTATCTGGTAGGATCTGTCTCCTACCTATCCAATAGTATCCATTGATCCTATTAAGCACATGGTGTCATTTAGTCAGATGTAGCTCAGGTTTGTCTTTAGCTTGACATCCCTCCGTCCTTTTTCTTTGTTGGTCACAGCACGACGACAGAGATGAGGAGGCGGACGGCAAGTGGATGGACAATCAAGGGCGAGGGCGAGGAGGCTTCTCTCGTGGAAAGGCACGTTTCATTATCCGCAATGCCACCGGAGGTTCCAGCACCAATAACCCCAGATGGGCCCATGACAAGCTCCAGGTCAATGGAGGGAAAGGTGGTCCTCAGGAAGAGGAAACTCGGCAGGACCATAATGGCGGAGATATAGATGGAGATAATAATTGAGCCTTGAAGCAGTCTGCTGAAAATGTTAACGGTCTTCTGTGTTGTTGCAGGATCTGACTCATAAATACAGATTCAATTGTTTAAAGGTCCTATCGTAGGATATGTTCCTCACTTGGACTCAACCTTTCCctacattaaatacagcttGTTACCAGGAGCACTGTTTGAAGGGTGAAATGCTGTTTCTCATGAAAGTTCACAACTTTGTACTTCATGTTCCTTACTTTTTataaaaaagacattttctgtGCATCAGCTTGATAATCAATACAATGTAGATCATATCAACTTGTGCCACATATTGGTGAAAACTAAGAAATTTTATCTTGAGTAGATTACAAGATGAATGCATTGTAGAAATACATTGATTAGTTCCAGTAAATGCATCGGAATCTAATTCAATTCCCTAAATATTTGTGTGGAAAAAAAGCAGGCATGTTGTTTTGAGTGGTATCTTGTGTGGATTAGAATGACAGCAATAAATACACTGTAGTTTATGTTAACAACACAAATTCACTGTTCAGCTGACTCAGCACTCGACAGACGACCCCGATTTGACGGTGGGACCAAACTGTACGGGGTCAAAGGTTTAGCTTTATAGTTTTTCATCATGCTACATCCGACAGGTCTACTGTACAACACATTTATCATTAAACATTTCTGCTATCTGAGATTTCTACCCTTTACAGTGGCTGTGCGCTTGATCATCAGTACCACTAATCAGTTCACAATATTTATGTTGATTTAAGTTGGGAGTTGAGACATTATTTGCTGTTTTTGGAACTTGCTAGACAGGATTGTGATTTAATAATGTC from the Limanda limanda chromosome 11, fLimLim1.1, whole genome shotgun sequence genome contains:
- the thrap3a gene encoding thyroid hormone receptor-associated protein 3 isoform X1, whose translation is MSRSLKSASRSRSRSKSRSRSRSTSRSRSCSRSRSRKHRYSSRSRSRSRSRSRSPSYNRDKKYPREYQNNREFRGYHRGFRRPYNFRGRGRGFFPRGRFQRGGGGGGGGRGYNNNNNFRPNWKNYKQHPQNQQQQQQQNYSRGRGRSHNFQKRPESPTHGHSHRSDRSSSPLSRLSQHSSSSSHSSSPKCRPALLLANQNSKDLKEETSASKEVQKGGGEDGGPVELVGALAGDAKEGAGSERTEGSWQGQTDCSSSPKRACPVASSAVNAGQSSQATNQSAPSKNTNDNRNGAPSWQTVCSSSSAKKTSHEGLNPMLSSFDFFSTEDYLDGDKSAISVAFRKFLEEQNKKSASSLENGKNAATNDVDMDQGRVNGKASAINTDSVSRKYKGDGKVLSLNSFLKSSPFLSADGEEEEEMVITPHSKPLQKDWHNGDESPKLKSRVSPSARELFEECFGKWKNGTYSQVANSDLDAMAEEIYLRKQVKASISAAALGKRELAGKLDELSPDMNCKARKMAKSPSVPSPTPPSRRNSEREMFMVRGEDSSFVSSRKQEAKCNIKMDFPGEGLLSSSDMLAEERQLSQDLVQASKKDQEFRSIFQHVQAAQLSRSPSELFAQHIVTIVHHIKAQHFPSSGMTLNDRFTMYHRRAAEKEMTKPRKSPEIHRRIDVSTSAFKKHSQLFEAMKSSDDGTYKDGGGKIKGDPMDLRLDIERRKIYSTHERDNNQDRGRDLGDSPNSSRERSLEKFSKCPKRSGKSKKKRSRSRSSSSSSSRKSQHEGDLPLNKSDPKDEGFNRVQLGQGELPGSERGRPRGFQVRIRGRGWNRGNSQGNTSHSNAINMVAQQKTEGWEPEYTPKSKQYYLHDDRDEEADGKWMDNQGRGRGGFSRGKARFIIRNATGGSSTNNPRWAHDKLQVNGGKGGPQEEETRQDHNGGDIDGDNN
- the thrap3a gene encoding thyroid hormone receptor-associated protein 3 isoform X2, with amino-acid sequence MSRSLKSASRSRSRSKSRSRSRSTSRSRSCSRSRSRKHRYSSRSRSRSRSRSRSPSYNRDKKYPREYQNNREFRGYHRGFRRPYNFRGRGRGFFPRGRFQRGGGGGGGGRGYNNNNNFRPNWKNYKQHPQNQQQQQQQNYSRGRGRSHNFQKRPESPTHGHSHRSDRSSSPLSRLSQHSSSSSHSSSPKCRPALLLANQNSKDLKEETSASKEVQKGGGEDGGPVELVGALAGDAKEGAGSERTEGSWQGQTDCSSSPKRACPVASSAVNAGQSSQATNQSAPSKNTNDNRNGAPSWQTVCSSSSAKKTSHEGLNPMLSSFDFFSTEDYLDGDKSAISVAFRKFLEEQNKKSASSLENGKNAATNDVDMDQGRVNGKASAINTDSVSRKYKGDGKVLSLNSFLKSSPFLSADGEEEEEMVITPHSKPLQKDWHNGDESPKLKSRVSPSARELFEECFGKWKNGTYSQVANSDLDAMAEEIYLRKQVKASISAAALGKRELAGKLDELSPDMNCKARKMAKSPSVPSPTPPSRRNSEREMFMVRGEDSSFVSSRKQEAKCNIKMDFPGEGLLSSSDMLAEERQLSQDLVQASKKDQEFRSIFQHVQAAQLSRSPSELFAQHIVTIVHHIKAQHFPSSGMTLNDRFTMYHRRAAEKEMTKPRKSPEIHRRIDVSTSAFKKHSQLFEAMKSSDDGTYKDGGGKIKGDPMDLRLDIERRKIYSTHERDNNQDRGRDLGDSPNSSRERSLEKFSKCPKRSGKSKKKRSRSRSSSSSSSRKSQHEGDLPLNKSDPKDEGFNRVQLGQGELPGSERGRPRGFHDDRDEEADGKWMDNQGRGRGGFSRGKARFIIRNATGGSSTNNPRWAHDKLQVNGGKGGPQEEETRQDHNGGDIDGDNN
- the thrap3a gene encoding thyroid hormone receptor-associated protein 3 isoform X3, translated to MSRSLKSASRSRSRSKSRSRSRSTSRSRSCSRSRSRKHRYSSRSRSRSRSRSRSPSYNRDKKYPREYQNNREFRGYHRGFRRPYNFRGRGRGFFPRGRFQRGGGGGGGGRGYNNNNNFRPNWKNYKQHPQNQQQQQQQNYSRGRGRSHNFQKRPESPTHGHSHRSDRSSSPLSRLSQHSSSSSHSSSPKCRPALLLANQNSKDLKEETSASKEVQKGGGEDGGPVELVGALAGDAKEGAGSERTEGSWQGQTDCSSSPKRACPVASSAVNAGQSSQATNQSAPSKNTNDNRNGAPSWQTVCSSSSAKKTSHEGLNPMLSSFDFFSTEDYLDGDKSAISVAFRKFLEEQNKKSASSLENGKNAATNDVDMDQGRVNGKASAINTDSVSRKYKGDGKVLSLNSFLKSSPFLSADGEEEEEMVITPHSKPLQKDWHNGDESPKLKSRVSPSARELFEECFGKWKNGTYSQVANSDLDAMAEEIYLRKQVKASISAAALGKRELAGKLDELSPDMNCKARKMAKSPSVPSPTPPSRRNSEREMFMVRGEDSSFVSSRKQEAKCNIKMDFPGEGLLSSSDMLAEERQLSQDLVQASKKDQEFRSIFQHVQAAQLSRSPSELFAQHIVTIVHHIKAQHFPSSGMTLNDRFTMYHRRAAEKEMTKPRKSPEIHRRIDVSTSAFKKHSQLFEAMKSSDDGTYKHDDRDEEADGKWMDNQGRGRGGFSRGKARFIIRNATGGSSTNNPRWAHDKLQVNGGKGGPQEEETRQDHNGGDIDGDNN